The genomic stretch GCTTTGTAAAAACGAAAATTTAGAGGCTTATCCTCTCTATAACTTATATCGATACACTGATTGCAATGAACATTAATAAACAACTTCTTCACTCTCCCCTATGATTTCTTAAAATAATTTCTATTAACTAAAGATATTTCCCTTTATTTTTTTACAACTATAAAAGAAACACTCAAACAATGTTGAGTGCTTCAGCGATTGAAAAGATTGCTTATCTTTTATCTATTTCATTAGTTTTTTACTATAAGGTAATAATTCTTCTATCTTTTCAACGATTCGTTTTTGTTCTTCCAATGGTGGGAGGGGAACAATATAGTTCTTAACTGTATTTGTTGCTAATTCTTTTTGTTTTGTACTACCTTCTGATTGTTGTTCAATCACATTTTGCACTGAAGGATTAGCAATATAATAATATAGGTACTTAAAATTAAGATACTGCTTAAATGGTCTAATAACAGTTACATGGCTATCTGCAACAGCAAGCTCATACGGGTTCTTAGCTTTTTCGTATATCGCAACTCTTCCTAATGTGCCCAATCCTGTAGAATTCCACATCAAATCCCCATCTTGTAATATCCTCTCTTCTGTATAGGTGCTGATCGTTTTTGGATCAATAAACTTAGCTTTTTCAAGACTGAATCCTGACCATTGATTGCATTTTTGTGCAACTACAGGATATTTTTTTACATCTGAATACTTAGGTGATTTTCCTCTTTGTATATATTTACAAACTTGATCTAACCTAACCCACTTCCAGTTCTCAGGAATATCAAAAGGAATCTCATCCTCTGAAATCTTTAGGAGTGGCTTAGTCTTTTTAATCTTACCTTCTTCAATCAACTTTTTCTTTTCCTCTTGAATCTGTTCGTACAGTTCCTCTGCAGAACCCTCTTCTTCACGCTGTTCTACCAGCTTGCTTTGAATGGCGTATTGCAAAATAGATTTCTGCATATCTTCCGGGAACTTTTTATTCAGCTC from Arthrobacter citreus encodes the following:
- a CDS encoding restriction endonuclease subunit S, which produces MNGQDIKNSILQLAIQGKLVEQKEKEGTAKELIEKIKAEKEQLIREGKIRKEKPFPKIKEDEIPFNVPENWEWVRFGDLGSYKKGPFGSALTKSMFVPKGTDTVKVYEQKNAIQKSVDLGHYYITREYFESKMKGFELSPGDIIVSCAGTIGETYVMPDDFEQGIINQALMQMKLMPSVYVEYFLLYFDFILKKTARKSSKGSAIKNIPPFQELKNYVVAIPPLEEQKRIVAKIEELMPYVEKYDKAYSEVEELNKKFPEDMQKSILQYAIQSKLVEQREEEGSAEELYEQIQEEKKKLIEEGKIKKTKPLLKISEDEIPFDIPENWKWVRLDQVCKYIQRGKSPKYSDVKKYPVVAQKCNQWSGFSLEKAKFIDPKTISTYTEERILQDGDLMWNSTGLGTLGRVAIYEKAKNPYELAVADSHVTVIRPFKQYLNFKYLYYYIANPSVQNVIEQQSEGSTKQKELATNTVKNYIVPLPPLEEQKRIVEKIEELLPYSKKLMK